One stretch of Strix uralensis isolate ZFMK-TIS-50842 chromosome 17, bStrUra1, whole genome shotgun sequence DNA includes these proteins:
- the P2RX7 gene encoding P2X purinoceptor 7 isoform X1 — MGVCSWLESLTEYDSVKYVRIQSVTWGGVRCFLSATVALSICCVVIIYRLYQEMDEVNSSIRTSVKGVAYTDNRIWDTAEYTIPMQAINSFFVMTNVIKTENQLEWRCPEYPFPKAICSSEKSCEKGSVDINSHGIQTGRCVSYNATVKTCEVRAWCPVESMENPPDPAVLRRSEDFTVLIKNNIHFPKFNYTVLNIPQNLNTSCTYNKITSPLCPIFRLGDILQEAKENFSEMAVKGGIIAIEINWDCNLDRWFYDCHPEYGFRRLDDKKIKPGFQFRYAKYYKLPNGKEQRTLFKVYGIRFDVLVFGTGRKFNAIELIKNVGSMMSYFGLVVTAIEIAICVGNCSGCCKSPFYRLYNRKKFETVLNPRQVMYVSYVDEPHVTLIKKPLKTSLQHTQGSIVESDPVKFDDAGGCCPSEAKENDDNEEYALTHALRPGASSPYFLEWCHCGKCRPTQEFHEQLCCRRKEGPCITTSQLFQELVLSRHTLDKALLYKDPFLDLTDDNINNQLRHLAYKQYVHWRFGSFDLEDRAVVPSCCRWKIRDAYPKADHDYTGFEME, encoded by the exons ATGGGTGTGTGTAGCTGGCTGGAGAGCCTGACTGAGTACGACTCTGTGAAATACGTGCGCATTCAGAGTGTTACATGGGGAGGCGTGAGATGTTTCCTTTCTGCAACTGTTGCTCTGTCTATTTG TTGTGTGGTCATCATTTACAGACTCTATCAGGAGATGGATGAAGTTAACAGCTCAATTCGCACTAGTGTGAAGGGAGTGGCTTACACAGACAACAGGATCTGGGATACAGCAGAATACACTATACCAATGCAGGCAA TAAACTCTTTCTTTGTGATGACCAACGTCATTAAGACAGAGAATCAGCTTGAGTGGAGGTGCCCTGAG tatccCTTCCCCAAAGCTATCTGCTCTTCAGAAAAGTCCTGTGAAAAAGGGAGTGTAGACATCAACAGTCATG GAATTCAAACAGGAAGATGTGTGTCTTATAATGCAACTGTTAAAACCTGTGAGGTCAGGGCATGGTGCCCTGTGGAATCCATGGAAAACCCCCCTGA cCCTGCTGTTCTGAGGCGTTCTGAAGACTTCACTGTGCTGATAAAGAACAACATTCACTTCCCAAAATTTAATTACACCGT ACTAAATATTCCACAAAATTTAAATACTTCCTGCACATACAACAAGATAACTTCCCCGCTCTGTCCAATTTTCCGTCTGGGAGATATTCTTCAGGAAGCAAAAGAGAATTTTTCTGAGATGGCAGTAAAG GGAGGAATCATTGCCATTGAGATTAACTGGGACTGTAACTTGGACAGGTGGTTTTACGACTGCCATCCAGAGTATGGTTTCCGCCGCCttgatgacaaaaaaataaagcccGGATTCCAGTTCAG ATATGCAAAGTACTACAAGCTACCAAATGGGAAGGAGCAGAGAACCCTTTTCAAAGTCTATGGAATACGCTTTGATGTCCTTGTCTTCGGCACA gGTAGAAAATTTAACGCCATTGAACTCATTAAAAACGTTGGGTCCATGATGTCCTATTTTGGTTTG gTTGTGACTGCCATTGAAATTGCTATTTGTGTAGGTAATTGCTCCGGCTGCTGCAAATCACCATTCTACAGACTTTACAACAGGAAAAAGTTTGAGACTGTGCTGAATCCAAGACAG GTGATGTATGTGTCCTATGTTGATGAGCCACATGTTACCTTGATAAAGAAGCCTCTGAAAACAAGCTTGCAGCATACTCAAGGCAGCATTGTTGAG AGCGACCCTGTGAAATTCGATGATGCTGGCGGCTGCTGCCCCAGTGAGGCCAAGGAGAACGATGATAATGAAGAATACGCACTGACGCACGCTCTCAGACCAGGGGCCTCTTCCCCATACTTCCTAGAGTGGTGCCACTGTGGCAAATGCCGGCCAACACAGGAGTTCcatgagcagctctgctgccGAAGGAAAGAAGGGCCGTGCATCACAACCTCCCAGTTGTTTCAGGAGCTGGTGCTGTCCCGTCACACCCTGGATAAAGCCCTTCTCTACAAAGACCCCTTTCTGGACTTGACAGATGACAATATCAACAACCAGCTGCGTCACCTTGCTTACAAGCAATACGTACACTGGCGCTTTGGCTCGTTTGATCTGGAAGACAGAGCTGTCGTCCCGAGCTGCTGCAGGTGGAAAATTAGAGATGCTTATCCCAAAGCAGACCACGACTATACTGGTTTTGAGATGGAATGA
- the P2RX4 gene encoding P2X purinoceptor 4 isoform X2, with protein MVSCGAFRSFLFEYDTPRIVLIRSRKVGLINRGVQLAILAYVIGWVFLWEKGYQETDSVVSSVTTKVKGVTLTNTSTLGPRIWDVADYVIPPQEENSVFVMTNVILTLNQRQDRCPEFPDDQTECNVKNNCVPGYVSTHSNGIQTGECIPYNNSIKTCEVFAWCPVEDDYHIPKPAFLQEAENFTILVKNNIWYPKFNFSKRNILPTINSTYLKNCIYDSQTDPFCPIFRLGKIVEAAGQNFQEMAVEGGVMALQINWDCNLDRAASHCVPKYSFRRLDNKDSAHTVSPGYNFRFAKYYKDTNGTESRTLVKAYGIRFDIIVFGKAGKFDVIPTMINIGSGLALFGVKRYYYREKKYKYVEDYELGVNETYGTDS; from the exons ATGGTGTCGTGCGGGGCTTTCCGCAGCTTCCTTTTCGAGTACGACACCCCCCGCATCGTGCTGATCCGGAGCCGCAAAGTGGGGCTCATCAACCGCGGGGTGCAGCTCGCCATCCTCGCCTACGTGATCGG CTGGGTGTTTTTGTGGGAGAAGGGCTACCAGGAAACAGACTCTGTGGTTAGTTCTGTAACCACAAAGGTGAAAGGAGTAACGCTGACAAACACATCCACCTTGGGACCCAGGATCTGGGATGTAGCTGACTATGTCATCCCTCCTCAG GAGGAGAACAGTGTGTTTGTCATGACCAATGTGATACTCACACTGAACCAGCGCCAAGACCGCTGCCCAGAG TTTCCAGATGATCAAACAGAGTGCAACGTGAAGAACAACTGTGTTCCAGGATACGTCAGCACCCACAGCAATG GCATCCAGACTGGGGAGTGTATACCATACAACAACAGCATTAAGACCTGTGAAGTCTTTGCGTGGTGCCCTGTGGAGGATGACTATCATATACCCAA GCCAGCATTCCTACAAGAAGCTGAGAACTTCACCATTCTGGTGAAGAACAACATTTGGTACCCCAAGTTCAACTTCAGCAA GCGAAACATCCTCCCCACTATCAACTCCACCTACCTCAAGAACTGCATCTATGACTCCCAGACAGATCCCTTCTGCCCTATCTTTCGTTTAGGGAAAATAGTTGAAGCTGCAGGGCAGAACTTCCAGGAAATGGCTGTGGAG GGTGGAGTCATGGCGCTGCAGATCAACTGGGACTGCAACCTTGACAGAGCTGCTTCCCACTGTGTGCCAAAGTACTCCTTCCGGCGCCTCGACAACAAGGACTCTGCCCACACCGTTTCACCTGGCTACAACTTCAG GTTTGCAAAATACTACAAAGATACTAATGGCACTGAATCACGGACGCTGGTCAAAGCTTATGGCATCCGCTTTGATATCATAGTGTTTGGAAAG GCAGGGAAATTTGATGTAATTCCCACCATGATTAACATTGGCTCTGGCTTGGCACTGTTTGGCGTG AAGAGATACTACTATCGggagaagaaatacaaatatgtgGAGGATTATGAACTG GGAGTCAACGAGACGTACGGAACAGACTCCTGA
- the P2RX7 gene encoding P2X purinoceptor 7 isoform X2 yields the protein MDEVNSSIRTSVKGVAYTDNRIWDTAEYTIPMQAINSFFVMTNVIKTENQLEWRCPEYPFPKAICSSEKSCEKGSVDINSHGIQTGRCVSYNATVKTCEVRAWCPVESMENPPDPAVLRRSEDFTVLIKNNIHFPKFNYTVLNIPQNLNTSCTYNKITSPLCPIFRLGDILQEAKENFSEMAVKGGIIAIEINWDCNLDRWFYDCHPEYGFRRLDDKKIKPGFQFRYAKYYKLPNGKEQRTLFKVYGIRFDVLVFGTGRKFNAIELIKNVGSMMSYFGLVVTAIEIAICVGNCSGCCKSPFYRLYNRKKFETVLNPRQVMYVSYVDEPHVTLIKKPLKTSLQHTQGSIVESDPVKFDDAGGCCPSEAKENDDNEEYALTHALRPGASSPYFLEWCHCGKCRPTQEFHEQLCCRRKEGPCITTSQLFQELVLSRHTLDKALLYKDPFLDLTDDNINNQLRHLAYKQYVHWRFGSFDLEDRAVVPSCCRWKIRDAYPKADHDYTGFEME from the exons ATGGATGAAGTTAACAGCTCAATTCGCACTAGTGTGAAGGGAGTGGCTTACACAGACAACAGGATCTGGGATACAGCAGAATACACTATACCAATGCAGGCAA TAAACTCTTTCTTTGTGATGACCAACGTCATTAAGACAGAGAATCAGCTTGAGTGGAGGTGCCCTGAG tatccCTTCCCCAAAGCTATCTGCTCTTCAGAAAAGTCCTGTGAAAAAGGGAGTGTAGACATCAACAGTCATG GAATTCAAACAGGAAGATGTGTGTCTTATAATGCAACTGTTAAAACCTGTGAGGTCAGGGCATGGTGCCCTGTGGAATCCATGGAAAACCCCCCTGA cCCTGCTGTTCTGAGGCGTTCTGAAGACTTCACTGTGCTGATAAAGAACAACATTCACTTCCCAAAATTTAATTACACCGT ACTAAATATTCCACAAAATTTAAATACTTCCTGCACATACAACAAGATAACTTCCCCGCTCTGTCCAATTTTCCGTCTGGGAGATATTCTTCAGGAAGCAAAAGAGAATTTTTCTGAGATGGCAGTAAAG GGAGGAATCATTGCCATTGAGATTAACTGGGACTGTAACTTGGACAGGTGGTTTTACGACTGCCATCCAGAGTATGGTTTCCGCCGCCttgatgacaaaaaaataaagcccGGATTCCAGTTCAG ATATGCAAAGTACTACAAGCTACCAAATGGGAAGGAGCAGAGAACCCTTTTCAAAGTCTATGGAATACGCTTTGATGTCCTTGTCTTCGGCACA gGTAGAAAATTTAACGCCATTGAACTCATTAAAAACGTTGGGTCCATGATGTCCTATTTTGGTTTG gTTGTGACTGCCATTGAAATTGCTATTTGTGTAGGTAATTGCTCCGGCTGCTGCAAATCACCATTCTACAGACTTTACAACAGGAAAAAGTTTGAGACTGTGCTGAATCCAAGACAG GTGATGTATGTGTCCTATGTTGATGAGCCACATGTTACCTTGATAAAGAAGCCTCTGAAAACAAGCTTGCAGCATACTCAAGGCAGCATTGTTGAG AGCGACCCTGTGAAATTCGATGATGCTGGCGGCTGCTGCCCCAGTGAGGCCAAGGAGAACGATGATAATGAAGAATACGCACTGACGCACGCTCTCAGACCAGGGGCCTCTTCCCCATACTTCCTAGAGTGGTGCCACTGTGGCAAATGCCGGCCAACACAGGAGTTCcatgagcagctctgctgccGAAGGAAAGAAGGGCCGTGCATCACAACCTCCCAGTTGTTTCAGGAGCTGGTGCTGTCCCGTCACACCCTGGATAAAGCCCTTCTCTACAAAGACCCCTTTCTGGACTTGACAGATGACAATATCAACAACCAGCTGCGTCACCTTGCTTACAAGCAATACGTACACTGGCGCTTTGGCTCGTTTGATCTGGAAGACAGAGCTGTCGTCCCGAGCTGCTGCAGGTGGAAAATTAGAGATGCTTATCCCAAAGCAGACCACGACTATACTGGTTTTGAGATGGAATGA
- the P2RX4 gene encoding P2X purinoceptor 4 isoform X1 has product MVSCGAFRSFLFEYDTPRIVLIRSRKVGLINRGVQLAILAYVIGWVFLWEKGYQETDSVVSSVTTKVKGVTLTNTSTLGPRIWDVADYVIPPQEENSVFVMTNVILTLNQRQDRCPEFPDDQTECNVKNNCVPGYVSTHSNGIQTGECIPYNNSIKTCEVFAWCPVEDDYHIPKPAFLQEAENFTILVKNNIWYPKFNFSKRNILPTINSTYLKNCIYDSQTDPFCPIFRLGKIVEAAGQNFQEMAVEGGVMALQINWDCNLDRAASHCVPKYSFRRLDNKDSAHTVSPGYNFRFAKYYKDTNGTESRTLVKAYGIRFDIIVFGKAGKFDVIPTMINIGSGLALFGVATVLCDVVVLYCMKKRYYYREKKYKYVEDYELGVNETYGTDS; this is encoded by the exons ATGGTGTCGTGCGGGGCTTTCCGCAGCTTCCTTTTCGAGTACGACACCCCCCGCATCGTGCTGATCCGGAGCCGCAAAGTGGGGCTCATCAACCGCGGGGTGCAGCTCGCCATCCTCGCCTACGTGATCGG CTGGGTGTTTTTGTGGGAGAAGGGCTACCAGGAAACAGACTCTGTGGTTAGTTCTGTAACCACAAAGGTGAAAGGAGTAACGCTGACAAACACATCCACCTTGGGACCCAGGATCTGGGATGTAGCTGACTATGTCATCCCTCCTCAG GAGGAGAACAGTGTGTTTGTCATGACCAATGTGATACTCACACTGAACCAGCGCCAAGACCGCTGCCCAGAG TTTCCAGATGATCAAACAGAGTGCAACGTGAAGAACAACTGTGTTCCAGGATACGTCAGCACCCACAGCAATG GCATCCAGACTGGGGAGTGTATACCATACAACAACAGCATTAAGACCTGTGAAGTCTTTGCGTGGTGCCCTGTGGAGGATGACTATCATATACCCAA GCCAGCATTCCTACAAGAAGCTGAGAACTTCACCATTCTGGTGAAGAACAACATTTGGTACCCCAAGTTCAACTTCAGCAA GCGAAACATCCTCCCCACTATCAACTCCACCTACCTCAAGAACTGCATCTATGACTCCCAGACAGATCCCTTCTGCCCTATCTTTCGTTTAGGGAAAATAGTTGAAGCTGCAGGGCAGAACTTCCAGGAAATGGCTGTGGAG GGTGGAGTCATGGCGCTGCAGATCAACTGGGACTGCAACCTTGACAGAGCTGCTTCCCACTGTGTGCCAAAGTACTCCTTCCGGCGCCTCGACAACAAGGACTCTGCCCACACCGTTTCACCTGGCTACAACTTCAG GTTTGCAAAATACTACAAAGATACTAATGGCACTGAATCACGGACGCTGGTCAAAGCTTATGGCATCCGCTTTGATATCATAGTGTTTGGAAAG GCAGGGAAATTTGATGTAATTCCCACCATGATTAACATTGGCTCTGGCTTGGCACTGTTTGGCGTG GCAACAGTGTTGTGTGACGTAGTTGTTCTGTATTGCATGAAGAAGAGATACTACTATCGggagaagaaatacaaatatgtgGAGGATTATGAACTG GGAGTCAACGAGACGTACGGAACAGACTCCTGA